A stretch of the Rhinoderma darwinii isolate aRhiDar2 chromosome 3, aRhiDar2.hap1, whole genome shotgun sequence genome encodes the following:
- the FRMD5 gene encoding FERM domain-containing protein 5 isoform X3: MEWILIRVRSDATKMKFEGKTFHLYVREKEEKRLVLTFLAPTPEACKHLWKCGVENQSFYKLENSNQVRTVSSSNLFFKGSRFRYSGRVAKEVMESSAKIKREPPEIHRSGMVPSRSCPSISHGLRLSSVPRTRRRAVHISIMEGLESLRDSAHSTPVHSTEDLDSLSPCTSRETVISDEAYTPCCSILPTPVSDSNLELSIGQQVNGTTCTSQDEERDLSAPCIPDLETPPPALPGPERARQREPEQANSFLQSVLRLLAVTLCLLLALLLLLVILAESDLELAFLRDIRLTPEFQQFHYQYFCPLRRWVSCKLHPLIRLIDS, from the exons GAGTGATGccacaaaaatgaaatttgaaggaaaaacttttcatttatatGTGAGAGAGAAGGAG GAAAAGCGCTTGGTGCTTACTTTCTTGGCACCTACTCCAGAGGCCTGCAAACACCTGTGGAAATGTGGAGTGGAGAACCAATCTTTCTACAA ACTTGAAAACTCTAACCAGGTCCGTACGGTTTCCAGTAGTAACTTGTTCTTTAAAGGGAGCCGCTTTCGATACAG TGGTCGAGTTGCTAAAGAAGTAATGGAATCAAGTGCCAAAATCAAGAGGGAGCCTCCTGAAATTCACAG ATCGGGGATGGTGCCAAGTCGTAGTTGTCCTTCAATTAGCCATGGACTGAGGTTAAGCAGTGTTCCCCGGACACGAAGACGTGCTGTTCACATATCCATCATGGAGG GTCTGGAATCCCTACGTGACAGTGCCCATTCTACTCCGGTTCATTCTACTGAAGACCTTGATTCTTTATCTCCTTGTACCTCCCGGGAGACAGTGATCAGTGATGAGGCATACACCCCTTGTTGCAGCATCCTTCCTACTCCTGTCAGTGATTCCAACCTTGAGTTATCAATTGGGCAGCAGGTGAATGGGACAACCTGCACAAGCCAGGATGAGGAGAGGGACCTGTCTGCTCCCTGCATTCCTGACCTGGAGACCCCTCCGCCTGCTCTACCTGGGCCAGAGCGAGCACGTCAGAGGGAACCTGAACAGGCAAATTCATTTCTACAAAGTGTCCTGCGGCTGCTTGCAGTCACGCTGTGTCTTCTGTTGGCATTACTGTTGTTGCTAGTTATATTGGCAGAGTCTGACCTGGAGTTAGCGTTTTTGAGGGACATCAGGTTGACTCCTGAATTCCAGCAGTTCCATTATCAATACTTCTGTCCTCTGCGCCGATGGGTATCATGCAAACTACACCCTCTCATTCGCCTCATTGACTCTTGA